The following proteins are encoded in a genomic region of Sesamum indicum cultivar Zhongzhi No. 13 linkage group LG8, S_indicum_v1.0, whole genome shotgun sequence:
- the LOC105168639 gene encoding glutathione S-transferase U17-like, with protein sequence MGSDKVKLLGAWQSPYVMRARIALHMKSVEYEYEEEDLYVAKSDLLLKSNPVYKKVPVFIHADRPVSESLVILQYINEVWASGPAILPSDAYDRAIARFWAAYIDDKWFPHLRASVLSGGEEAKSAAEKTAEGLVLLEEAFTMCSKGHKFFGGERIGYLDIALGSFLGWIRVTEQRANASLIDESKTPKLSEWAQHFCADVVVKDVMHQTDKLFEFAKLLAAKHKSSGEN encoded by the exons ATGGGTTCAGATAAGGTGAAACTGTTGGGTGCATGGCAAAGCCCGTATGTCATGCGGGCCCGAATTGCTCTCCACATGAAATCTGTGGAGTATGAGTATGAAGAGGAAGATCTTTATGTGGCAAAAAGTGATCTCCTTCTCAAATCAAATCCTGTTTACAAGAAAGTCCCTGTTTTTATTCATGCTGACAGGCCCGTCTCTGAATCACTCGTCATTCTTCAGTATATTAATGAAGTTTGGGCTTCCGGGCCCGCCATCCTCCCTTCTGATGCCTATGATCGGGCCATAGCCCGTTTCTGGGCTGCTTACATTGATGATAAG TGGTTTCCGCACCTGAGGGCCAGCGTACTTTCGGGAGGAGAGGAAGCTAAAAGTGCAGCAGAGAAAACAGCTGAGGGCCTGGTTTTGTTAGAGGAAGCCTTCACAATGTGCAGCAAAGGCCATAAATTCTTTGGAGGTGAAAGAATTGGCTACTTAGACATTGCATTGGGTAGTTTCTTGGGGTGGATCAGAGTGACAGAACAAAGGGCTAATGCCAGTTTGATTGATGAATCCAAGACTCCTAAGCTGTCCGAATGGGCACAACACTTTTGTGCTGATGTTGTTGTTAAGGATGTCATGCATCAAACTGATAAGCTCTTTGAGTTTGCTAAACTCTTGGCTGCAAAACATAAATCTTCTGGAGAAAATTAA
- the LOC105168168 gene encoding HIPL1 protein encodes MVHHNTQWREMEKVGKLLHLFLLLFLVPFPSSSFPLCTDLRQPTSLKGRLAFCPYNGKVCCSSSQDLLLQKQFEAMNISDSACADALKAILCATCDPFAAKLFNIGSDSRSVPVLCNSTAGTAVSSLSSQEDDSFCSTVWKSCQNVLILNSPFAPALKSKARVPRNATLSKLTDLWGSKSEFCSAFGGDSDENSLCFDGKPVSFNKTDTLPPPKGICLEKLGNGSYINMVAHPDGSNRAFFSNLAGKIWLATIPEQDSGDVLGLDESNPFVDLTDQVYLDTSFGMMGLAFHPNFATNGRFFASFNCDKVKSPGCGGRCACNSDVSCDPSELGSLNAGEVCRYHTIIAEYSANGTASNPSMAEKARPHEVRRIFTMGLPFTSNHGGQILFGPADGYLYIMMGDGGSKGDPYNFAQNKKSLLGKIIRVDVDNIPSEDEIVKLGRWGNYSVPQDNPYSEDKEMEPEIWAYGLRNPWRCSFDSERPSYFLCADVGQDQYEEVDIISKGGNYGWRVYEGPLVFQPQKTPGGNTSADSIDPIFPVLGYSHSNINQLGSAAISGGYFYRSQADPCTYGSYLYGDLYASHIWAATETPQTSGNFTSTDTPFSCAPDSPIKCDSVPKSNLPALEYIFSFGEDNRKDVYILTQSGVYRVVRPSRCNYTCSKEVVTSGHPPPTPSQGYLVYPHSELMFFVSAVLLFVALLL; translated from the exons ATGGTTCATCACAACACGCAGTGGAGGGAGATGGAAAAAGTTGGGAAACTTTTGCACTTGTTCCTCCTGCTGTTCTTGGtcccttttccttcttcttcatttcccTTGTGCACTGACCTGa GGCAGCCCACAAGTTTGAAGGGCCGTCTGGCGTTCTGCCCATACAATGGGAAAGTGTGTTGCAGTTCATCACAAGATCTGCTGTTGCAGAAGCAGTTTGAGGCCATGAACATATCTGATTCTGCCTGTGCTGATGCTCTGAAAGCAATCCTCTGTGCT ACTTGTGATCCATTCGCTGCAAAGCTATTCAACATCGGTTCAGATTCGAGATCAGTTCCGGTGCTTTGCAATTCCACTGCTGGAACAGCGGTCTCATCTTTGTCAAGCCAGGAAGATGACAGCTTCTGCTCAACTGTATGGAAATCTTGTCAAAATGTGTTGATTCTCAACTCTCCCTTTGCCCCTGCACTCAAGAGCAAGGCTCGAGTTCCACGAAATGCGACTCTGTCCAAGTTAACAGACCTCTGGGGATCAAAATCCGAGTTCTGCAGTGCATTTGGTGGAGACTCTGATGAGAACTCTCTTTGCTTTGATGGCAAACCTGTTTCATTTAACAAAACGGATACGTTGCCTCCCCCCAAGGGCATTTGCCTGGAGAAACTCGGCAACGGTTCATATATCAATATGGTTGCTCATCCTGATGGCTCCAACCGTGCGTTCTTCTCAAACTTGGCAGGCAAAATCTGGTTGGCTACTATCCCAGAACAAGATTCAGGGGATGTATTAGGACTCGATGAATCAAATCCATTTGTTGACTTGACAGAtcaagtgtatcttgatactAGCTTTGGGATGATGGGATTGGCGTTTCATCCAAACTTTGCAACAAATGGACGGTTCTTTGCATCGTTCAACTGCGACAAAGTGAAGTCTCCAGGATGTGGTGGGAGGTGCGCCTGCAACTCGGACGTCTCGTGTGACCCATCCGAGTTAGGTTCTTTGAACGCTGGAGAAGTCTGCAGATACCATACCATTATTGCTGAGTATAGTGCTAATGGAACTGCTTCCAACCCTTCAATG GCAGAAAAGGCAAGGCCTCATGAAGTAAGAAGAATTTTCACAATGGGACTACCCTTCACATCAAATCATGGTGGCCAGATTCTCTTTGGTCCAGCCGATGGGTACCTATACATCATGATGGGAGACGGTGGTAGTAAAGGCGATCCATATAACTTTGCCCAGAACAAAAAGTCATTGCTTGGAAAGATTATTAGAGTCGATGTAGACAACATACCAA GCGAAGACGAAATAGTTAAGCTGGGGAGATGGGGAAACTACTCTGTCCCACAAGATAACCCTTACTCGGAAGATAAAGAAATGGAACCAGAAATCTGGGCTTACGGTCTGAGAAACCCTTGGCGTTGCAGCTTTGATTCAGAAAGGCCTTCTTACTTCCTCTGTGCAGACGTTGGACAG GATCAATATGAAGAAGTTGATATCATCTCCAAGGGGGGAAACTACGGTTGGCGTGTCTACGAAGGCCCTCTTGTCTTCCAGCCTCAGAAAACTCCAGGGGGCAACACTTCTGCTGATTCCATAGATCCCATCTTTCCAGTGTTGGGATATAGCCACTCCAATATAAATCAACTTGGCTCTGCAGCAATATCAGGTGGATACTTCTATCGTTCCCAGGCCGATCCATGCACATATGGAAG TTACTTGTATGGAGATCTTTATGCAAGTCATATTTGGGCAGCAACAGAAACCCCCCAAACCAGTGGAAACTTTACGTCTACCGATACTCCCTTTAGCTGTGCTCCAGATTCTCCCATCAAGTGTGACTCAGTGCCTAAAAGCAATCTTCCTGCTTTAGAGTACATATTTTCCTTTGGAGAAGACAACAGAAaagatgtgtatatattaaccCAGAGCGGTGTATACAGAGTAGTTCGTCCCAGTAGATGTAACTATACCTGCTCAAAGGAAGTTGTGACATCTGGACATCCTCCACCTACTCCTTCTCAAGGCTACCTTGTTTATCCACATTCGGAGCTgatgttttttgtttctgcaGTTTTGCTTTTCGTGGCACTTCTCTTGTAA
- the LOC105168169 gene encoding pentatricopeptide repeat-containing protein At1g05670, mitochondrial codes for MKRRPVILSAYWHKVFSCYIQPSSSRVHISFVCFSSYSSFGSPGLRSFPDYSPKKPSIRDANFVHRISTIIKQRRCEPFRRILKPFESKFRPDHLIWVLMDIKNDYTLVVNLFDWSCIRRDPSLEARCILIQISVAAKDLNMAQKLFDEFWTKTMIDRNTSVSQFLEKLIYTYKDWGSNPHVFDLFLQALVENGHLADARKVFDKMLNYGLVLSVDSCNMFLSRLSKDIDGLKILLKVFREFSEVGIQWNTMSYNIMIHSLCQSGNVREAHDLLFQMELRGCIPDAVSYSTIINGYCSQGDLQSVLKVVKNMQQKGLRPNAFTFNSVILLLCKTGKLVDAEKVLREMISQGIFPDNVVYTTLIDGFSKSGNVASAFRMYDEMRSRNIIPDSITYTALIRGLSQNGKVAEADQLFREMLNIGLKADEFTYTTLIDGYCKVGEIKVAFSLHNEMIQLGLIPNVVTYTALVDGLCKQGEVETANELLHEMCVKGLVLNIYTCNALLNGLCKSGNIVQAVKLMKDMEVAGILPDAFTYTTLMDAYCKSGEMAMAHQLLEDMLQRGIKPTVVTFNVLMSGFCMSGMLEDGHKLLNWMLEKGIMPNATTYNSLIKQHCIRNDMRAATEIYRGMCHQGVVPDESTYNVLIRGHCKARNMKEAWFLHKEMVEKGCNLTAETYSALIKGFMKRKKYMEARELFEEMREKELSADKEIYCMFAEMNYEEGNIDLALVLCDEAVEKCLIDNSKGGRK; via the coding sequence ATGAAGAGGCGTCCCGTTATCCTTTCAGCTTACTGGCATAAAGTGTTTTCTTGCTATATTCAACCAAGTTCAAGCAGAGTTCATATCTCATTTGTATGCTTTTCAAGTTATTCTTCCTTTGGATCACCTGGGTTGAGATCTTTTCCTGATTATTCACCAAAGAAACCTTCTATAAGAGACGCTAATTTTGTGCACCGTATCTCAACTATCATCAAGCAACGCCGCTGTGAGCCCTTTCGCCGAATTCTGAAGCCTTTTGAGTCCAAATTCAGGCCTGACCACCTCATTTGGGTACTCATGgacataaaaaatgattacACCCTAGTTGTGAATTTATTTGACTGGTCATGCATTAGACGGGATCCATCACTTGAGGCACGCTgcattcttattcaaatttcagTAGCTGCAAAAGATCTAAACATGGCTCAGAAACTATTTGATGAATTCTGGACTAAAACCATGATCGATCGCAATACATCAGTCTCCCAGTTTCTTGAAAAGTTAATATACACTTATAAGGATTGGGGTTCAAATCCACATGTCTTTGACCTTTTTCTCCAAGCTCTTGTTGAAAATGGACACCTTGCTGATGCAAGAAAGGTCTTTGATAAGATGTTGAATTATGGTCTGGTTCTCTCTGTTGATTCATGTAACATGTTTCTTTCCAGATTGTCCAAAGATATTGATGGTctcaaaatattgttaaagGTTTTCAGGGAATTTTCTGAAGTGGGAATTCAGTGGAATACCATGtcatataatataatgataCACTCACTTTGTCAATCAGGGAACGTTAGAGAAGCTCATGACCTACTTTTTCAGATGGAGTTGAGAGGTTGCATTCCTGATGCTGTAAGTTACAGTACGATCATCAATGGATATTGTAGTCAAGGAGATCTTCAGTCGGTGCTAAAAGTTGTTAAAAATATGCAACAGAAGGGTTTGAGGCCAAATGCATTTACTTTCAACAGTGTAATCCTTCTCCTGTGCAAGACTGGTAAATTGGTAGATGCAGAGAAGGTTCTGAGAGAGATGATTTCTCAAGGAATTTTTCCAGATAATGTAGTCTACACGACTCTGATTGATGGTTTTAGCAAAAGTGGAAATGTTGCTTCTGCGTTCAGAATGTATGATGAAATGCGGAGTCGGAACATTATTCCTGATTCCATCACATATACTGCTCTAATTCGTGGTCTTTCTCAGAATGGAAAGGTTGCAGAAGCAGACCAGCTCTTTCGTGAAATGCTTAATATTGGGTTAAAAGCAGATGAATTTACTTATACAACGCTTATTGATGGTTATTGCAAAGTAGGTGAAATTAAAGTGGCATTTTCTCTGCACAATGAGATGATCCAGCTGGGGCTGATCCCAAATGTGGTCACATACACTGCACTGGTTGATGGACTCTGTAAACAGGGGGAGGTTGAGACGGCAAATGAACTTCTTCATGAGATGTGTGTAAAGGGACTTGTTCTTAACATCTACACGTGCAATGCACTTCTCAACGGTCTTTGCAAATCTGGGAATATAGTTCAAGCAGTGAAGTTGATGAAAGATATGGAGGTGGCTGGGATATTGCCTGATGCTTTTACCTATACTACATTAATGGATGCTTATTGCAAATCTGGGGAAATGGCTATGGCGCACCAATTGCTTGAAGACATGTTACAGAGGGGAATTAAACCAACTGTTGTTACATTCAATGTTCTGATGAGTGGTTTTTGTATGTCGGGGATGCTAGAAGATGGTCACAAGCTGCTCAACTGGATGTTGGAGAAGGGTATAATGCCTAATGCAACCACTTACAATTCTCTTATTAAACAACATTGCATTAGAAATGACATGCGTGCAGCCACTGAAATTTACCGGGGTATGTGTCATCAGGGAGTGGTGCCAGATGAAAGTACCTATAATGTATTGATACGAGGGCATTGCAAAGCGAGGAATATGAAGGAAGCATGGTTTTTGCATAAGGAAATGGTTGAGAAGGGATGTAATCTTACAGCTGAGACCTATAGTGCACTAATTAAGGGATTTATGAAAAGGAAGAAGTATATGGAGGCGAGAGAGCTTTTTGAagagatgagagagaaagaactATCTGCagataaagaaatatattgcATGTTTGCAGAGATGAACTATGAGGAGGGGAACATTGATTTGGCTTTGGTGCTTTGTGATGAAGCTGTAGAGAAGTGTCTCATTGATAATAGCAAAGGTGGGAGGAAATAA